One window from the genome of Anaerococcus sp. Marseille-Q7828 encodes:
- a CDS encoding type III pantothenate kinase, giving the protein MLLAIDIENKITNVGIFENKKLIGNFEITTDKNKSIDEIYLILKLMLMDKEIKFSDIDHVIISTVVPELLESYSKISQKITNKNPIIISPGVKTGINIKCENPKEVGTDRIIRAVGASDFYDKNIIIISASTITTIDYINDKKEFLGGVILPGIDLFEKALHQESAKLPQVEILRPNKILGNNTTKSIQSGIFHAYQNACWGIIENIIDERKLKNEKPEIIITGKYANFLANDSSKQIPSLGLIGLGKVFEINKEK; this is encoded by the coding sequence ATGTTACTTGCAATTGACATAGAAAACAAAATTACAAATGTAGGAATATTTGAAAATAAAAAGCTAATAGGTAATTTTGAAATAACAACTGACAAAAATAAATCGATAGATGAGATTTACCTCATCCTAAAGCTAATGCTAATGGATAAGGAAATAAAATTTTCTGATATTGATCATGTAATAATTTCTACAGTTGTTCCAGAATTATTAGAAAGCTATAGCAAAATTTCACAAAAAATTACTAATAAAAATCCAATAATAATTTCTCCTGGAGTAAAGACAGGAATAAATATAAAATGTGAGAATCCAAAAGAAGTCGGCACAGATAGAATAATCAGAGCTGTTGGAGCGAGTGATTTCTATGATAAAAACATCATAATTATATCAGCTTCAACTATCACAACTATTGATTATATAAATGACAAAAAAGAATTCTTAGGTGGAGTGATTCTCCCTGGAATTGACCTTTTTGAAAAAGCTCTACACCAAGAAAGCGCCAAACTTCCCCAAGTAGAAATTCTAAGACCAAATAAAATTCTTGGAAACAATACAACAAAATCAATCCAAAGCGGGATTTTCCACGCCTATCAAAATGCTTGCTGGGGGATTATAGAGAATATAATTGATGAACGCAAATTAAAAAATGAAAAACCTGAAATAATTATTACAGGCAAATATGCAAACTTTTTGGCAAATGATTCGTCAAAACAAATACCATCACTAGGACTTATAGGACTAGGCAAAGTGTTTGAAATTAACAAAGAAAAATAA